A segment of the Citricoccus sp. K5 genome:
GCCCGCCCGAGCATCCGGGTTGGCCGCTTGAGCCCGCCGGCAACGGCGGGCCTAGATGGATGGCCGTCGCTGGGAAGCGGGTGACCGCTCCCGGTACAGAACCCGGCGTACAAGCCAGCCTGTCCCGCTTACCTCTGCTAACGCCCCTGTATTGCCTCTAGATTGCGGTGATCCAGGGGCGTCGGCATATCGGACAGTCGAACGGATGTACTAGAAGTTGTGGTCCATTCGGGCCCTCTGTGGCGGCTCAACCGCCACAGAACCGCCACAGATTTCAGTCCCGCCATCCGGGTAGGTCCCGGTCCAGGGCGCGGCGCTGCTCGGTGGGGAGTTTCCCGGTGCGGTGTCTGGTGCGCTGGTGGCCGATCCAGTCGCTCAGTGGGTCTTCCGGACCGGCAGACCTCGGCCACCGGTCGTGCTCTCTCCGGAACTGGACGGCGTCGATCAGGCGGAGTCTCCATGCTGCGTCGTGGTGAAGGCTGCGGGTGTCCGTCTTCCAGCCGGGGATCGTCTCGTCGAGCCACCGGGCCCGGTGCACGGCCAGCCGTCCTAGCTTGTGCTCGGAGCGCTGCGTGGACAGCCATTGGGAGAGGGGCCCCTCGGGATCGTCGTAGGAGTTCCGGTACGGGCGCCGGCCGTGCTCCTCAATGAACGCCATCACGCGGGCGTGGGCGGCCTTCCACCGACGGTCGCGATCCACGACCGTCGTGGGCCGTGGCCGGGGCTGGTCGTGGAGGTACAGGCGGCCGGCCACCATCTCGGGGTACTTGTGTGTGATGCGGCCCAGGTAGTCACGGACCTTCTGCACGGGGTGGTCGTTG
Coding sequences within it:
- a CDS encoding helicase associated domain-containing protein, which translates into the protein MTDSPRLLHPEWVLFYRQGITPEKIAELNDHPVQKVRDYLGRITHKYPEMVAGRLYLHDQPRPRPTTVVDRDRRWKAAHARVMAFIEEHGRRPYRNSYDDPEGPLSQWLSTQRSEHKLGRLAVHRARWLDETIPGWKTDTRSLHHDAAWRLRLIDAVQFRREHDRWPRSAGPEDPLSDWIGHQRTRHRTGKLPTEQRRALDRDLPGWRD